The following coding sequences are from one Solwaraspora sp. WMMD792 window:
- a CDS encoding peptidoglycan recognition family protein, translated as MARWTDLATWRGPTVNSGNGTGKPDEPADRLDAHHGVVVHIAAGYFDGTITWQRNPASRVSSHFIVAKDGRIAQMVDTDIRAWTQRAGNRTWLSIENEGFLPDPLTPPQLESNAQLLARAHTEHGVRLQIASSPDGRGLGHHSMGAENGYDWGHSQCPGPAIVAQKPAIVARAKQIVEGDDVISEEDLRRIAIAVNGWIYPKDGPALHTAARGAAADAARAVRDVATLRVEVREALGRDWVDEDAIIAGVLTGLAARPPEEAATALVAVLGEERAAALGRALLATN; from the coding sequence TTGGCCAGATGGACAGACCTCGCCACCTGGCGTGGCCCTACCGTGAACAGCGGCAACGGCACCGGCAAACCCGACGAGCCGGCGGACCGCCTGGACGCGCATCACGGCGTCGTGGTGCACATCGCCGCCGGATACTTCGACGGCACCATCACCTGGCAGCGCAACCCGGCGTCGCGGGTGTCGTCGCACTTCATCGTGGCCAAGGACGGCCGGATCGCACAGATGGTCGACACCGACATCCGGGCATGGACCCAGCGGGCCGGCAACCGCACCTGGCTCAGCATCGAGAACGAAGGCTTCCTGCCGGACCCGCTGACCCCGCCGCAACTGGAGTCGAACGCCCAGCTGTTGGCCCGTGCCCACACCGAGCACGGTGTGCGGCTGCAGATCGCGTCGTCCCCTGACGGCCGCGGTCTCGGCCACCACAGCATGGGCGCCGAGAACGGATACGACTGGGGACACAGCCAATGCCCGGGGCCGGCGATCGTTGCCCAGAAGCCGGCGATCGTGGCCAGGGCGAAGCAAATCGTCGAAGGAGATGACGTGATCAGTGAGGAAGACCTCCGCAGGATCGCTATCGCGGTCAACGGCTGGATTTACCCCAAGGATGGGCCGGCGCTGCACACGGCGGCCCGTGGTGCCGCCGCTGATGCCGCGAGAGCGGTTCGTGACGTCGCAACCCTGCGGGTGGAGGTGCGGGAGGCGCTCGGCCGGGACTGGGTCGACGAGGACGCCATCATCGCCGGGGTGCTGACCGGGCTCGCCGCCCGGCCACCGGAGGAAGCGGCGACCGCCCTGGTCGCGGTCCTCGGCGAGGAGCGCGCCGCCGCGCTCGGCCGGGCGCTGCTCGCCACCAACTGA